CGCGACTTGCCGATTATCGCCCGTTATCATGGCGATTTTTATTTTTCTTTTTTTCAAATTCTCAATCGCTTCTTTGGCTTCGGGTTTGACCGTGTCGGCGATGGCGATAATTCCGATTATCGATTTATTTTCGGAGATCAAGATCGCGGTCCGTCCATCATTTTCCAGTCGTTTCATTTTTTCATTCGCTCCTGAAATATCAATTTCGTTTTCTTTCATTAAATTACGAGTGCCAATCAGTATTTTTTTATCGTTCACGGTCGCGAGAACGCCTTTGCCTGCAATTTCATTAAATTCTGAAAATTGATTCAGCGTTAAATTTTTTTCTTTGGCCGCGCGCGTCACAGCTTGAGCCAGCGGGTGAGTGGAATTTTTTTCTACTGAGGCGGCGAGCGTCAATAATTCATTCTCATCGCCGATCAATGGCGCTATATCAACCACTTTGGGTTCTCCTCGAGTCAGGGTGCCGGTTTTATCAAAGACAACCGTGTTTATTTTTCTGGCGATTTCCAGAGCTTTCGATGTTTTGATTAAAATTCCGCGCTTTGAAGCCAAGCCCGAGCCCATCATGACCGCGGTCGGCGTGGCCAGCCCCAGCGCGCACGGGCAAGCGATGATCAGCACGGAAATAAAGGTCGTCAGAGACAAAATCAAATCATTTCTGAAAATCATCCAAGAGAGAAAAGACAGTAAAGCGATGCCCAAAACGGTCGGCACGAAATAAAGCGAGACTTTGTCGGCCAAAAGCTGAATCGGCGCTTTGGAAGAAAGCGCGTCTTCGACTATTTTGATTATTTGCGCCAACATGGTTTCATTGCCGACTTTGGTGGCTTTTATTTTCAATAAGCCGGAAACATTGATGGTGGCGCCTATTACGGAGTCCCCCTCATTCTTTCCTACCGGAATACTCTCGCCGGTAATGGCTTTTTCATCCACGCTGGATCGGCCTTCAATGATCAAGCCGTCCGTGGGAATTTTTTCGCCCGGTTTAACCAACATAATGTCGCCTTTTTGGATTTGCTCGATCAATACTTTTTGTTCTTGTCCGGCTTTAATCAAAGTGGCTTCTTTGGCGGTCAATCCGATCAAGCTTTTGACCGCTTCGCCGGCTTTGCCTTTGGTTTTTGTCTCCAGATACTCGCCGAGAGTGATGAATGTCAGAATGAAAACGGAGCTTTCAAAATATAAATGAAACGGCAGGTTGCCGATAGCCAAAAATTTCAGCGCCAAGGCGGTGACGCTGTAAAAATAAGCGGCGGCAGTGCCGAGGAATATGAGCGAATCCATGTTGGGCTTTAATTTGAATAAATTTTTCGCGCCGAATTTCCAGATTGAAAAATTTATTAAAATCACGGCCGAAGAAAGCGCGAATTGAATCAAGAAATTTGCGTTTGACGGCAATTTGAAAATAGGCAAACCGATCATTGGCCCCATTGAAAAAATTATGATGGGCAATGATAAGATCAGCGACCATAAAAATCTTATTTTTAGTTTTTTGCCGCCATGTTCGTGTTCATGCCCGGCTTTTAAGTATTCCGATTCTCTGGCCAGATAGCCTTGTTTCTTGATTTCGTTTTTTATTTTTTCCACGTTTATTTTTTCCGGGTCAAATCCAACGGTCGCTTTTTCCGTGGCATAGTTAACGGAGGCATCATGAATACCGTCGACCTTCTTTAATGATTGTTCAATGTTGATCGCGCAGCTTTGACAATGCATGCCGGAGATTGAAAAAGAAATCCTTTGATGATTATTCATATGATTATTGAGCGCCGATGAGGCTGTTGCAGCTTTCACTTTCAGCCGAACAGGAGTCACCGGCAGGGGTTACATTTTTTTGATATAAGTTTTGATCGATTTTCGTCGAATCTTGATCGGTGATAATGAATTTGCCCCAGACCATTTGCATTGAGCAACTGAATTTGATTTCTCCGGTTTTTTGGGGCGTAAATTCAATCACGTTTTCTCCCAAAGCCAGTTTTTTTCTGATGTTATAATCCGGCATGAGAATTTCATTTGTGCATCCGCTGATTTGCTTTACATTGATGACCCAGCGGACCGGGATATTTTTTTTGATATACAAGACATTGGGTGAATATCCGCTGTAGGTCAGATCCATGTTTACGGTTTGATATTCCTTGACGTCCCCGGTCACCAGATATTCGGTTTTTGAGGAGTTGTGTTGGAAAATCCCGCCAAAGCCCGCGCCGAAATTGGTCAGGCCGCGATTGAACATCATCACTCCCAACATTATAACCACCAACCCGGAATATTTCATCAGTTTGGCGATTTGAGAGCCTTTGATTTTTGAAATCAAATTTCCGAAAATGAACATGATGGGAATGGTGCCGGCCGCAAATAGCGCCAAGGACAAGGCGCCGCGCCAAAAACTGCCGGAAGCCAAGGCGTAAATTTGCATGGCTTGGAGCGGCCCGCAAGGCATGAAGCCGTTAACAAGTCCGATGACAAACGGCCCTTTGGGTTTTTCGGATTTTTTTTGGCTGAAAAGATATTTGGCAATGAACCCGGGCGTTCGCAGTTGAATTTTTTGTAAAATTTTGAAATTGGTAAAAAGCGAAATTCCCATGACAACCATCAATAGTCCGGCGATAATGGTGACAATGCCCGTAAAAGTGGGATTGATGCCAAAAAACGAACCAACACCGCCCAAAATTCCGCCGATAACCGAATAGGAAATCAGGCGGCCGATATTATAGCTTAAATGTCCCAGTCTCTTGGTCTTCTGATCTCGGCCGTCTTTGTTCATGGCCGCGCTGTAAGTGACCACCAATCCGCCGCACATGCCCACGCAGTGAAATCCGGCCAAAAGCCCGATGACAAAAATGAGCCAGTAACTGACGCGCGGTTCGTTCAGTTGGGACAAAAGTTCGAAAAACCCCAATTTTGAAATAAGCAGATAAGCCAGAAAAAGTCCGACAATCAGCGCCAGCGGCCACGCCAGCTTTTTTATTTTTTTACTCGAGTCGTCTTTGGCGTTGTCAATGAGAACTTCTTGCGCTCGATAATCCAATTTTTCAATGTTTTCTATAATGGAGCTTTTTGATATTTTAGAATCATCGAATTTTATCTGCGCGAAATTTTTTGAAAAGTCCACACTCACTTCTTTGACACCGTCCAGACTTTTTAATTCAGTTTCTATTTTTATGGCGCAGCTCGAGCAATGCATGCCTTTGATTTTTATTCGAAGTGAATTTTCCATAATTATTTATTTAAAAGTTTGCTGACGCGCAAGATTTCAGTGATCATGGATTGTTGTTTTGAAGTGTTTTTGGCGGCCATGGCGTCTTTGAAACACGATCCCAAGTGGCCTTCCATCAAAAGCTGATGGGCGGATTTTAAAAGTCCGATCACGGCCAAGTTTTGTTGCATGATATCAACGCAGTATTTGTCATTTTCTATCATGTCGATGATTTTTTGAATGTGAGTTTTGGCTTTTTTGAAGTTAATCAAAGCTTTTTCTTTTTGAGGGGTCATAGTTTATTCGATTATTATTTATTACCTATACCTATGGTATAGGTAATTTAAAAAACTGTCAAGCGGTTGTCCACAGAAATACAAAAACGGCCCAAAGGCCGTTTTTGATATTTTGATTTAACTTTTATTACATCATGCCGCCCATGCCCATGCCTCCCATACCGGGCATGCCGTGGCCGTGCTTGTCTTCTCCGCTGTCAGGCTCGTCGGCCACAATGGCTTCGGTGGTTAAAATCATGGAAGCGATCGACGCCGCGTTTTGCAGAGCGAAGCGGGTCACTTTTGTCGGATCAATGATGCCCGCGACCACCAAGTCTTCGAAAATGTCCTTGGCCGCGTTATAGCCTTCATTGCCGGATCGCTTTTTGACTTCTTCAACGATGACCGCGCCGTCTTTGCCCGCGTTCTCGGCGATTTGTTTAATCGGAGCTTCCAGCGCTTTATTCAAAATGTTTAAACCGATTTTTTGATCTCCTTGCGAACTCATGTTTTCCAAGGCTTTTTTGCAGCGGAGCAAAGCCACGCCGCCGCCGGGCACAATGCCTTCGGCCACGGCCGCTTTGGTGGCCGCCAGGGCGTCTTCGATTCGAAGCTTCTTTTCTTTGAGTTCGGTTTCAGTGGCCGCGCCGACTTTGAGAACGGCGACGCCGCCGGACAGCTTGGCCAATCTTTCCTGCAGTTTTTCTTTATCGAATTCAGAAGTTGTTGATTCGATTTGTTTTTTGATCAAATTGACTCGTTGCTCGATCAGGGCTTTGTCGCCTTGTCCTTCGACAATGGTGGTTGTTTCCTTGTCGGAGGTGACTTTTCTGGCTCGGCCGAGCATTTCGATTTCAATGCTTTCGAGTTTCAATCCGACTTCTTCGGAAATGACTTTGCCGCCCGTTAAAATGGCGATATCCGCGAGCATTTCTTTTCTTCTATCGCCAAAGCCCGGAGCTTTAATGGCCAATGACTTGAAGTTTTTGCTGATGGTGTTTAAAACCAACGTGGCCATGGCTTGATCCGTGACGTCTTCGGCGATGATGACCAATTCTTTTTTGCCTTGCTGCGCCAATTTTTCCAAAATCGGCACAATATCTTCCACGTTCGAGATTTTTTTATCCGTGATTAAAATATACGCGTCTTCATAAGAGCTTTCCATTCTTTCCGGATTGGTGATCATGTAAGGAGAAATATAGCCGTTGTCGAACTGCATGCCTATGACGGGTTCTCCTTTTTCAATGCCAAAGCTTTGCGACTCTTCCACGGTGATAACGCCTTCATTTCCCACTTCGTGCATGGCCTCGGCGATCAATTTGCCGATTTCCGGGTCATTGGCCGAGATGGAAGCGACTTGTTCTATTTCCGATTGTCCGCCCACGGGTTTTGAAATATTTTTCAATTCCGCGACCACGGCGTTAACGCCTTTATCAATGCCTTTTTTTATTTCCATGGGATTGGCGCCCGCGGCCACGTTCTTCAGTCCTTCGGTGATAATCGCTTGCGCCAGCAAAGTGGCGGTGGTGGTGCCGTCGCCGGCCACGTCATTGGTTTTGGTGGCCACTTCTTTCACCAATTCCGCTCCCATGTTTTCCAGCCTGTCTTTTAATTCTATTTCTTTGGCAATGGTCACGCCGTCATTGGAAATCATCGGAGATCCGAAACCTTTGTCCAAAACGACATTTCTGCCTTGAGGACCCAAAGTAACTTTGACCGCGTTGGCCAGCTTATCGACCCCTCTTTTCAAAGCTTGCCTCGCTTGTTCGTCGAATATGATTTGCTTAGCCATAGTGGTTACGAATAATTATGATTAAATTTAGTTACCAATGGTTACGAATTTACAAATTGGACAAATACTTATTCAATGACAGCCAGAATGTCCGATTCGGACAAGACAAGCAATTCCTGACCGTCAACCTTTATTTCTTGAGGACTGTATTTGGTAAACAGCACTTTATCGCCGACTTTCACTTCCATGGCCACGCGCTGCCCGTTATCGAGTAATCTGCCCGGACCCACGGAAATCACTTCTCCTTTTTCCGGCTTTTCTTTATCAACCGTTTCGGGAATGATGATGCCGGAAGCAGTTTCTTCCTTGGTGATCGGTTTGATGACGAGTTTGTCTGATAATGGTTTCAACATATTTTGAAGCTACAAGATGTACAAGATTTATATACAAGATATTACGAGATTACAAGATTTAGTATTTTGTACTATCTCGTACGCGGATCCGGCACATCTAGGAGCAGTTAAAAAAGATTATTTAATCTTATAACTTTATCAGCACCAATGTCAATAGCTTGAAATATCGCGGAAAATAAAAAAAGTCTTTATTTTAAAGCTTTTTGAGTTAAATTAAAGGGTGTCTTTTTCTTGAGAGGTGTCTTTTATGAGCAAAGTTGAAAAAACGAGCAGTAAATTACCGAAATATAAGCTCCAAAGGAAATGGTCGAAAAGCCCGATAACACCCAGAGCGATAATCATGGCCAGAGGAAAAACGATGTCCGTTTCCTCCAAGCGTTTTTTTATTTTTGAAAAAGTTTTTTTCATTGGCAGAGCGATTAATATGATAATCGTGGCGAAAGTTATGGCGCCCAGCTCGATGATCGCCAATAACAACGAGTTATGAACGGGTTGAAGTTCGAAAGCTCGCCAGTCCGGGTGAATTTTCGACAAAGAAACCGTATAGTCGCCGAGGCCGGCGCCGAACCAAGTGCTTGATTTGAAAATTTCCCAGGAGTCGTTATATCCGGAAATTCTTTCGTTGACCGATTTTATTTCCAAACGTTGGTCGATTTTCAATCTGGTCATTACAAGATCCGACTTGGCCA
The genomic region above belongs to Candidatus Bipolaricaulota bacterium and contains:
- a CDS encoding heavy metal translocating P-type ATPase, with protein sequence MNNHQRISFSISGMHCQSCAINIEQSLKKVDGIHDASVNYATEKATVGFDPEKINVEKIKNEIKKQGYLARESEYLKAGHEHEHGGKKLKIRFLWSLILSLPIIIFSMGPMIGLPIFKLPSNANFLIQFALSSAVILINFSIWKFGAKNLFKLKPNMDSLIFLGTAAAYFYSVTALALKFLAIGNLPFHLYFESSVFILTFITLGEYLETKTKGKAGEAVKSLIGLTAKEATLIKAGQEQKVLIEQIQKGDIMLVKPGEKIPTDGLIIEGRSSVDEKAITGESIPVGKNEGDSVIGATINVSGLLKIKATKVGNETMLAQIIKIVEDALSSKAPIQLLADKVSLYFVPTVLGIALLSFLSWMIFRNDLILSLTTFISVLIIACPCALGLATPTAVMMGSGLASKRGILIKTSKALEIARKINTVVFDKTGTLTRGEPKVVDIAPLIGDENELLTLAASVEKNSTHPLAQAVTRAAKEKNLTLNQFSEFNEIAGKGVLATVNDKKILIGTRNLMKENEIDISGANEKMKRLENDGRTAILISENKSIIGIIAIADTVKPEAKEAIENLKKRKIKIAMITGDNRQVAEAIAKQLGIDEVLAEILPQDKAAEVKKLQSAGNIVAMVGDGINDAPALAQADLGIAIGSGTDVALETGEIVLVKNDLNDVVNAIDISKYTLRKIKQNLFWAFFYNAIGIPIAAGILFPLTGWLLNPAIAALAMAFSSVSVVTNSLSMKFYRK
- a CDS encoding sulfite exporter TauE/SafE family protein; the protein is MENSLRIKIKGMHCSSCAIKIETELKSLDGVKEVSVDFSKNFAQIKFDDSKISKSSIIENIEKLDYRAQEVLIDNAKDDSSKKIKKLAWPLALIVGLFLAYLLISKLGFFELLSQLNEPRVSYWLIFVIGLLAGFHCVGMCGGLVVTYSAAMNKDGRDQKTKRLGHLSYNIGRLISYSVIGGILGGVGSFFGINPTFTGIVTIIAGLLMVVMGISLFTNFKILQKIQLRTPGFIAKYLFSQKKSEKPKGPFVIGLVNGFMPCGPLQAMQIYALASGSFWRGALSLALFAAGTIPIMFIFGNLISKIKGSQIAKLMKYSGLVVIMLGVMMFNRGLTNFGAGFGGIFQHNSSKTEYLVTGDVKEYQTVNMDLTYSGYSPNVLYIKKNIPVRWVINVKQISGCTNEILMPDYNIRKKLALGENVIEFTPQKTGEIKFSCSMQMVWGKFIITDQDSTKIDQNLYQKNVTPAGDSCSAESESCNSLIGAQ
- a CDS encoding metal-sensing transcriptional repressor — its product is MTPQKEKALINFKKAKTHIQKIIDMIENDKYCVDIMQQNLAVIGLLKSAHQLLMEGHLGSCFKDAMAAKNTSKQQSMITEILRVSKLLNK
- the groL gene encoding chaperonin GroEL (60 kDa chaperone family; promotes refolding of misfolded polypeptides especially under stressful conditions; forms two stacked rings of heptamers to form a barrel-shaped 14mer; ends can be capped by GroES; misfolded proteins enter the barrel where they are refolded when GroES binds), encoding MAKQIIFDEQARQALKRGVDKLANAVKVTLGPQGRNVVLDKGFGSPMISNDGVTIAKEIELKDRLENMGAELVKEVATKTNDVAGDGTTTATLLAQAIITEGLKNVAAGANPMEIKKGIDKGVNAVVAELKNISKPVGGQSEIEQVASISANDPEIGKLIAEAMHEVGNEGVITVEESQSFGIEKGEPVIGMQFDNGYISPYMITNPERMESSYEDAYILITDKKISNVEDIVPILEKLAQQGKKELVIIAEDVTDQAMATLVLNTISKNFKSLAIKAPGFGDRRKEMLADIAILTGGKVISEEVGLKLESIEIEMLGRARKVTSDKETTTIVEGQGDKALIEQRVNLIKKQIESTTSEFDKEKLQERLAKLSGGVAVLKVGAATETELKEKKLRIEDALAATKAAVAEGIVPGGGVALLRCKKALENMSSQGDQKIGLNILNKALEAPIKQIAENAGKDGAVIVEEVKKRSGNEGYNAAKDIFEDLVVAGIIDPTKVTRFALQNAASIASMILTTEAIVADEPDSGEDKHGHGMPGMGGMGMGGMM
- a CDS encoding co-chaperone GroES, with amino-acid sequence MLKPLSDKLVIKPITKEETASGIIIPETVDKEKPEKGEVISVGPGRLLDNGQRVAMEVKVGDKVLFTKYSPQEIKVDGQELLVLSESDILAVIE